A window of Rhododendron vialii isolate Sample 1 chromosome 11a, ASM3025357v1 contains these coding sequences:
- the LOC131306304 gene encoding uncharacterized protein LOC131306304 isoform X1: MGKGGKVGSKQHRNRRGRSKEGSDESDEDYTVGEDEEFHDSEEYCSLAGEESEESLGDFEEEEEEEEEEEEEEQKVSKIGRSKGQKVFPDRRKIEVGKSSKKTRTKVEDDEDFEVEEYDDDEAHKKRWPKIEDDEDFEVEECDDDWARKKRRPKLEDDEDFEVEDYEIGRSKGQKVFPDQNEVGKARKKRRAIVEDEEDFEVGEYDDDEARKRRRPKVEDGEDFEVEEYEDSGARKKRRPKAVDDEDFEVEEYEDNGARKNKRPKLEDDEDFEVKDYDDVDDDDEEEEEEEEEEEEEGQFAQKRRASYRVKDDEDLEDEDFDDDDDDDDEEFAPDDIDLDNEDELKVRKKNKKVGKRPLWENGHVKKRKRKRSSRLMEKPIRKNRTKNLGLQRKSAATNGGTFTGKNPVVKEKSKKSSGRRRRKFMADPDSDFTCSGSSDYEYSVSEEEREQVREASTFCRDLTISLRNPSSTKRLQEGVLGQQRKRSARKGKEKVEELKIEAGKQVCGICLSEEGKTTVRGTLNCCTHYFCFGCIMEWSKVESRCPLCKQRFVTISKPARSNAAFDLRTVVVQVPERDQVYQPSEEELRGYLDPYESVICTECHQGGEDAFMLLCDICDSPAHTFCIGLGREVPEGNWYCEGCRPIALSYSNPQAPNLTPDQRTYNNPPNRSIPDLNVREAIDLNSEYVPESPSTQSTGVFLSPRHPVGDSQAGSPVSGVGVSTLSQRRRFLQLHHVLNNRFVSRTNWASAASSGSNILGSQIEPERLPSHQTISQRILPGNFTPSAQRFPLSWATSSRSRDQQFRGRTSTSGGGSVNRMIQAGLSGMSSGINSRSGYEQLHPCSTSRSSIAEDSMAPYGYREVSHFTSGGGSVNRMIQAGLSGMSSGINSRSGYEQLHPCSTSRSSIVEDSMAPYGYREVSHFNAEKEQVRSMVRSHLKSLSIEMGLGDSTFKDIARYSTHTILAACGLQHRGSHVYLVQPPSICDHVDEIARGEISLMKGFCSSCFDSFVMYVVREITNTSVRD; encoded by the exons ATGGGAAAGGGAGGAAAGGTTGGGAGCAAGCAACATCGTAATAGAAGAGGTCGGTCTAAAGAGGGATCAGACGAATCAGATGAGGATTATACAGTGGGGGAAGATGAAGAATTCCATGATTCAGAGGAGTATTGCTCGTTGGCCGGAGAGGAATCAGAAGAGAGTCTAGGtgattttgaagaagaagaagaggaggaggaggaggaggaggaagaggaacaaAAGGTGAGCAAAATTGGTAGGTCAAAAGGGCAGAAGGTCTTTCCAGATCGGAGGAAAATTGAGGTTGGCAAGTCTAGCAAGAAAACAAGGACTAAAGTAGAAGATGATGAGGATTTTGAAGTTGAGGAATATGACGATGATGAGGCACACAAGAAAAGATGGCCCAAAATAGAAGATGATGAGGATTTTGAAGTTGAGGAATGTGACGATGATTGGGCACGCAAAAAAAGAAGGCCTAAATTAGAAGACGATGAGGATTTTGAAGTTGAAGACTATGAGATTGGTAGGTCAAAAGGACAGAAGGTCTTTCCAGATCAAAATGAGGTTGGAAAGGCACGCAAGAAAAGAAGGGCTATAGTAGAAGATGAGGAGGATTTTgaagttggggaatatgacgaTGATGAGGCACGCAAGAGAAGAAGGCCTAAAGTAGAAGATGGTGAGGATTTTGAAGTTGAGGAATATGAGGATAGTGGGGCACGCAAGAAAAGAAGGCCTAAAGCCGTAGATGATGAGGATTTTGAAGTTGAGGAATATGAAGATAATGGGGCACGCAAGAATAAAAGGCCTAAATTAGAGGACGATGAGGATTTTGAAGTTAAGGATtatgatgatgtcgatgatgatgatgaggaggaggaggaggaagaagaagaagaagaagaagaagggcaatttgcacaaaaaagaagggCTTCATATAGAGTAAAAGATGATGAGGATTTGGAAGATGAGGATTTTGATGATGATGACGACGATGATGATGAGGAGTTTGCACCAGATGATATTGACTTAGATAATGAAGATGAGTTGAAAGTaaggaagaagaataagaaggtAGGGAAGAGGCCTTTGTGGGAAAACGGTCATGTCAAAAAGCGAAAGAGGAAGAGGAGTTCTAGGTTAATGGAAAAGCCTATTAGAAAGAATCGAACGAAGAATCTTGGGTTGCAGAGGAAATCAGCTGCTACTAATGGTGGGACATTCACAGGGAAGAACCCAGTTGTGAaagaaaagagtaaaaaaagTTCTGGTCGGAGAAGGAGGAAGTTCATGGCAGATCCTGATTCAGATTTCACGTGTTCAGGATCATCTGATTATGAATATTCTGTTtctgaggaagagagagaacagGTGAGAGAGGCGAGCACATTTTGCAGAGATTTGACTATTAGTTTGAGGAATCCATCTTCAACAAAGAGATTACAAGAAGGGGTTTTGGGTCAGCAACGAAAACGTTCGGCCAGAAAGGGCAAGGAGAAGGTAGAAGAATTGAAGATTGAAGCAGGGAAGCAGGTTTGTGGCATCTGTTTGTCTGAAGAAGGGAAAACTACTGTTAGAGGAACATTAAACTGTTGCACTCATTACTTTTGTTTTGGATGTATTATGGAGTGGTCAAAGGTGGAATCTCGTTGCCCTTTGTGCAAGCAAAGGTTCGTGACTATAAGTAAGCCCGCCAGATCAAATGCAGCATTTGATTTGAGGACCGTGGTGGTCCAAGTCCCAGAACGTGATCAG GTTTATCAGCCATCTGAAGAAGAACTTAGAGGTTATCTAGACCCATATGAAAGTGTGATTTGTACTGAATGTCATCAAGGTGGTGAAGATGCTTTTATGTTACTTTGCGATATCTGTGATTCACCAGCACACACATTTTGCATTGGTCTTGGACGCGAAGTACCAGAAGGTAATTGGTATTGCGAAGGCTGCAGACCAATTGCTCTCAGTTACTCAAATCCACAAGCTCCAAATCTTACTCCAGATCAAAGAACATACAACAACCCCCCCAACAGATCCATTCCTGATTTGAATGTTAGGGAAGCTATAGACCTAAACTCAGAGTATGTGCCCGAATCACCATCGACTCAGAGTACTGGGGTTTTCTTGTCTCCTAGACATCCTGTTGGGGATTCTCAAGCTGGTTCTCCAGTTTCTGGAGTGGGGGTTTCAACTTTGTCGCAAAGGCGTAGATTTCTTCAGCTACACCATGTGCTAAATAACAGATTTGTTAGTAGGACTAATTGGGCGTCCGCTGCATCCTCTGGAAGTAACATTTTGGGCTCTCAAATAGAACCAGAAAGGTTGCCATCACATCAAACCATTTCCCAGCGGATATTACCGGGCAATTTCACCCCTTCAGCCCAGAGGTTCCCTCTTTCATGGGCAACTTCAAGCCGCTCAAGGGATCAACAATTTCGGGGTCGAACTTCTACATCTGGTGGTGGTTCTGTCAATAGGATGATCCAAGCTGGACTTTCTGGGATGAGTAGTGGTATAAATTCAAGATCGGGTTATGAGCAACTCCATCCGTGTAGTACCAGCAGATCAAGCATAGCTGAGGATAGCATGGCTCCATATGGATATAGAGAGGTGAGCCACTTTACATCTGGTGGTGGTTCTGTCAATAGGATGATCCAAGCTGGACTTTCTGGGATGAGTAGTGGTATAAATTCAAGATCGGGTTACGAGCAACTCCATCCGTGTAGTACCAGCAGATCAAGCATAGTTGAGGATAGCATGGCTCCATATGGATATAGAGAGGTGAGCCACTTTAATGCGGAAAAGGAACAAGTGAGATCAATGGTTAGAAGTCATTTAAAAAGCTTATCCATTGAAATGGGTTTAG GCGACAGTACCTTCAAGGACATTGCCAGGTACTCTACGCACACCATTTTAGCTGCTTGTGGCCTTCAGCACCGAGGGAGCCACGTATATCTGGTGCAGCCGCCGTCAATATGTGACCATGTTGATGAAATTGCAAGAGGAGAGATTAGCCTTATGAAAGGTTTTTGCTCATCTTGCTTCGATTCTTTTGTGATGTATGTAGTGAGGGAGATCACAAACACATCGGTTAGAGATTGA
- the LOC131306304 gene encoding uncharacterized protein LOC131306304 isoform X2, translating into MGKGGKVGSKQHRNRRGRSKEGSDESDEDYTVGEDEEFHDSEEYCSLAGEESEESLGDFEEEEEEEEEEEEEEQKVSKIGRSKGQKVFPDRRKIEVGKSSKKTRTKVEDDEDFEVEEYDDDEAHKKRWPKIEDDEDFEVEECDDDWARKKRRPKLEDDEDFEVEDYEIGRSKGQKVFPDQNEVGKARKKRRAIVEDEEDFEVGEYDDDEARKRRRPKVEDGEDFEVEEYEDSGARKKRRPKAVDDEDFEVEEYEDNGARKNKRPKLEDDEDFEVKDYDDVDDDDEEEEEEEEEEEEEGQFAQKRRASYRVKDDEDLEDEDFDDDDDDDDEEFAPDDIDLDNEDELKVRKKNKKVGKRPLWENGHVKKRKRKRSSRLMEKPIRKNRTKNLGLQRKSAATNGGTFTGKNPVVKEKSKKSSGRRRRKFMADPDSDFTCSGSSDYEYSVSEEEREQVREASTFCRDLTISLRNPSSTKRLQEGVLGQQRKRSARKGKEKVEELKIEAGKQVCGICLSEEGKTTVRGTLNCCTHYFCFGCIMEWSKVESRCPLCKQRFVTISKPARSNAAFDLRTVVVQVPERDQVYQPSEEELRGYLDPYESVICTECHQGGEDAFMLLCDICDSPAHTFCIGLGREVPEGNWYCEGCRPIALSYSNPQAPNLTPDQRTYNNPPNRSIPDLNVREAIDLNSEYVPESPSTQSTGVFLSPRHPVGDSQAGSPVSGVGVSTLSQRRRFLQLHHVLNNRFVSRTNWASAASSGSNILGSQIEPERLPSHQTISQRILPGNFTPSAQRFPLSWATSSRSRDQQFRGRTSTSGGGSVNRMIQAGLSGMSSGINSRSGYEQLHPCSTSRSSIAEDSMAPYGYREVSHFTSGGGSVNRMIQAGLSGMSSGINSRSGYEQLHPCSTSRSSIVEDSMAPYGYREATVPSRTLPGTLRTPF; encoded by the exons ATGGGAAAGGGAGGAAAGGTTGGGAGCAAGCAACATCGTAATAGAAGAGGTCGGTCTAAAGAGGGATCAGACGAATCAGATGAGGATTATACAGTGGGGGAAGATGAAGAATTCCATGATTCAGAGGAGTATTGCTCGTTGGCCGGAGAGGAATCAGAAGAGAGTCTAGGtgattttgaagaagaagaagaggaggaggaggaggaggaggaagaggaacaaAAGGTGAGCAAAATTGGTAGGTCAAAAGGGCAGAAGGTCTTTCCAGATCGGAGGAAAATTGAGGTTGGCAAGTCTAGCAAGAAAACAAGGACTAAAGTAGAAGATGATGAGGATTTTGAAGTTGAGGAATATGACGATGATGAGGCACACAAGAAAAGATGGCCCAAAATAGAAGATGATGAGGATTTTGAAGTTGAGGAATGTGACGATGATTGGGCACGCAAAAAAAGAAGGCCTAAATTAGAAGACGATGAGGATTTTGAAGTTGAAGACTATGAGATTGGTAGGTCAAAAGGACAGAAGGTCTTTCCAGATCAAAATGAGGTTGGAAAGGCACGCAAGAAAAGAAGGGCTATAGTAGAAGATGAGGAGGATTTTgaagttggggaatatgacgaTGATGAGGCACGCAAGAGAAGAAGGCCTAAAGTAGAAGATGGTGAGGATTTTGAAGTTGAGGAATATGAGGATAGTGGGGCACGCAAGAAAAGAAGGCCTAAAGCCGTAGATGATGAGGATTTTGAAGTTGAGGAATATGAAGATAATGGGGCACGCAAGAATAAAAGGCCTAAATTAGAGGACGATGAGGATTTTGAAGTTAAGGATtatgatgatgtcgatgatgatgatgaggaggaggaggaggaagaagaagaagaagaagaagaagggcaatttgcacaaaaaagaagggCTTCATATAGAGTAAAAGATGATGAGGATTTGGAAGATGAGGATTTTGATGATGATGACGACGATGATGATGAGGAGTTTGCACCAGATGATATTGACTTAGATAATGAAGATGAGTTGAAAGTaaggaagaagaataagaaggtAGGGAAGAGGCCTTTGTGGGAAAACGGTCATGTCAAAAAGCGAAAGAGGAAGAGGAGTTCTAGGTTAATGGAAAAGCCTATTAGAAAGAATCGAACGAAGAATCTTGGGTTGCAGAGGAAATCAGCTGCTACTAATGGTGGGACATTCACAGGGAAGAACCCAGTTGTGAaagaaaagagtaaaaaaagTTCTGGTCGGAGAAGGAGGAAGTTCATGGCAGATCCTGATTCAGATTTCACGTGTTCAGGATCATCTGATTATGAATATTCTGTTtctgaggaagagagagaacagGTGAGAGAGGCGAGCACATTTTGCAGAGATTTGACTATTAGTTTGAGGAATCCATCTTCAACAAAGAGATTACAAGAAGGGGTTTTGGGTCAGCAACGAAAACGTTCGGCCAGAAAGGGCAAGGAGAAGGTAGAAGAATTGAAGATTGAAGCAGGGAAGCAGGTTTGTGGCATCTGTTTGTCTGAAGAAGGGAAAACTACTGTTAGAGGAACATTAAACTGTTGCACTCATTACTTTTGTTTTGGATGTATTATGGAGTGGTCAAAGGTGGAATCTCGTTGCCCTTTGTGCAAGCAAAGGTTCGTGACTATAAGTAAGCCCGCCAGATCAAATGCAGCATTTGATTTGAGGACCGTGGTGGTCCAAGTCCCAGAACGTGATCAG GTTTATCAGCCATCTGAAGAAGAACTTAGAGGTTATCTAGACCCATATGAAAGTGTGATTTGTACTGAATGTCATCAAGGTGGTGAAGATGCTTTTATGTTACTTTGCGATATCTGTGATTCACCAGCACACACATTTTGCATTGGTCTTGGACGCGAAGTACCAGAAGGTAATTGGTATTGCGAAGGCTGCAGACCAATTGCTCTCAGTTACTCAAATCCACAAGCTCCAAATCTTACTCCAGATCAAAGAACATACAACAACCCCCCCAACAGATCCATTCCTGATTTGAATGTTAGGGAAGCTATAGACCTAAACTCAGAGTATGTGCCCGAATCACCATCGACTCAGAGTACTGGGGTTTTCTTGTCTCCTAGACATCCTGTTGGGGATTCTCAAGCTGGTTCTCCAGTTTCTGGAGTGGGGGTTTCAACTTTGTCGCAAAGGCGTAGATTTCTTCAGCTACACCATGTGCTAAATAACAGATTTGTTAGTAGGACTAATTGGGCGTCCGCTGCATCCTCTGGAAGTAACATTTTGGGCTCTCAAATAGAACCAGAAAGGTTGCCATCACATCAAACCATTTCCCAGCGGATATTACCGGGCAATTTCACCCCTTCAGCCCAGAGGTTCCCTCTTTCATGGGCAACTTCAAGCCGCTCAAGGGATCAACAATTTCGGGGTCGAACTTCTACATCTGGTGGTGGTTCTGTCAATAGGATGATCCAAGCTGGACTTTCTGGGATGAGTAGTGGTATAAATTCAAGATCGGGTTATGAGCAACTCCATCCGTGTAGTACCAGCAGATCAAGCATAGCTGAGGATAGCATGGCTCCATATGGATATAGAGAGGTGAGCCACTTTACATCTGGTGGTGGTTCTGTCAATAGGATGATCCAAGCTGGACTTTCTGGGATGAGTAGTGGTATAAATTCAAGATCGGGTTACGAGCAACTCCATCCGTGTAGTACCAGCAGATCAAGCATAGTTGAGGATAGCATGGCTCCATATGGATATAGAGAG GCGACAGTACCTTCAAGGACATTGCCAGGTACTCTACGCACACCATTTTAG